A single region of the Malus sylvestris chromosome 8, drMalSylv7.2, whole genome shotgun sequence genome encodes:
- the LOC126632147 gene encoding protein RRC1-like isoform X2 yields the protein MSSFSITRKKTPFQKHREEEEAKKKRAEDETARLYAEFVESFQGDNAPGSKAFVRGGTINPNEKVKPDSEGEKSKDGVSVPKKGSRYVPSFLPPPLASKGKESEKKREEERPREKEKGKSRNIDHFMEELKREQEMRERRNQDRENWHDGRQIENSTPSSRFDELPDEFDPSGKLLGSFDDGDPQTTNLYVGNLSPKVDENFLLRTFGRFGPIASVKIMWPRTEEERRRQRNCGFVAFMNRADGQAAKDEMQGVVVYEYELKIGWGKSVALPSQALPAPPPGHMAIRSEGSTVILSGPSGPPVTSVPSQNSELVLTPNVPDITVVPPEDDHLRHVIDTMALYVLDGGCAFEQAIMERGRGNPLFNFLFELGSKEHTYYVWRLYSFAQGDTLQRWRTEPFIMITGSGRWIPPPLPTVKSPEHEKEAGTTYAAGRSRRVEPERTLSDSQRDEFEDMLRALTLERSQIKDAMGFALDNADAAGEIVEVLTESLTLKETPIPTKVARLMLVSDVLHNSSAPVKNASAYRTKFEASLPDIMESFNDLYRSITGRITAEALKERVLKVLQVWSDWFLFSDAYVNGLRATFLRSGNSHVVPFHSICGEAPEIDKKTTSEDTSDASKTNQDAALAMGKGAAMRELMSLPLAELERRCRHNGLSLVGGRETMVARLLSLEEAEKQRGYELDDDLKFAQKHSSSARNSSSRRERNIEPDPVEMSGWNRNVEDELQSQGKGSLPLAQTFPIPHPELNAFTKKEKSDPILPASKWAREDDDSDDEQKQARGLGLSYSSSGSENAGDGPSKADEMEVATDASIQAQPDSGISEEQRQKLRRLEVALIEYRESLEERGIKNLEEIERKVLMYRKRLESEYGLSDSSEYASGSKRTSSERDRRDADTRDASRKRHRSGSQGDSPLQRSSNRDRERENDLDRDRERQRDRNRDRPRDFEVDRGRGRDLDREKSGSRDRDDHERDRSREGDRDRRRRMK from the exons ATGAGTTCGTTCTCGATTACGCGGAAGAAGACTCCGTTCCAGAAGCACAGGGAGGAGGAAGAGGCAAAGAAAAAG AGAGCGGAGGATGAAACAGCTCGCTTGTATGCGGAGTTTGTGGAGTCATTTCAAGGGGATAACGCACCGGGGTCGAAAGCCTTTGTTCGTGGAGGAACAATCAATCCCAATGAGAAGGTGAAGCCGGATTCCGAAG GTGAAAAGTCCAAAGATGGGGTATCTGTTCCAAAGAAGGGGAGTAG GTATGTTCCATCTTTCTTACCACCACCTTTGGCATCCAAAGGGAAAGAATCCGAGAAGAAG AGGGAGGAGGAGAGACCGAgggagaaagaaaaaggaaagtctCGAAACATAGATCATTTTATGGAAGAGTTGAAGCGTGAGCAGGAGATGAGGGAGAGGCGAAATCAAGACCGTGAAAATTGGCATGATGGGCGGCAGATTGAGAATTCTACA CCATCCAGTCGCTTTGATGAACTTCCTGATGAATTTGATCCAAGTGGAAAGCTTCTTGGATCATTTGATGATGGTGATCCACAAACTACTAATCTATACGTTGGAAATCTTTCGCCAAAG GTtgatgaaaattttcttttgcgAACTTTTGGAAGATTTGGGCCTATTGCTAGTGTGAAAATAATGTGGCCTAGGACAGAAGAGGAGCGAAGGCGCCAAAGAAATTGTGGCTTTGTAGCTTTCATGAACAGAGCTGATGGACAGGCGGCGAAAGATGAAATGCAAG GAGTGGTGGTTTATGAGTATGAGTTGAAGATTGGGTGGGGCAAGTCTGTTGCTCTACCATCACAAGCTCTACCTGCTCCCCCTCCAGGACATATGGCCATCAGGAGTGAG GGTTCCACTGTAATCTTGTCTGGTCCATCAGGCCCGCCTGTCACTTCTGTTCCTAGTCAGAATTCTGAACTG GTTCTTACTCCAAATGTTCCTGATATAACCGTTGTTCCACCAGAGGATGATCACCTCCGCCATGTGATTGATACAATGGCTTTGTATGTTCTGGATGGTGGATGTGCCTTTGAACAAGCTATTATGGAGAGAGGTAGAGGGAATCCTCTTTTCAACTTCTTGTTTGAACTTGGCTCAAAAGAGCACACCTACTATGTTTGGAGACTCTATTCATTTGCTCAG GGTGATACTCTACAAAGGTGGCGAACAGAACCTTTCATTATGATTACTGGTAGTGGAAG ATGGATTCCACCACCTCTGCCAACAGTAAAAAGCCCAGAACATGAGAAAGAGGCCGGTACAACATATGCTGCAGGAAGAAGCAGG CGTGTAGAGCCAGAAAGAACACTTTCTGATTCACAGAGGGATGAATTTGAAGATATGTTACGTGCATTAACATTAGAGAGGAGTCAGATAAAGGATGCTATGGGGTTTGCATTGGACAATGCTGATGCAGCTGGGGAG ATAGTTGAAGTTCTTACAGAATCTTTGACTCTTAAGGAGACCCCTATCCCAACCAAAGTAGCAAGACTCATGCTTGTCTCTGATGTGCTTCACAATAGCAGTGCTCCGGTAAAGAATGCATCTGCATACCGCAccaaatttgaagcttcattaccagacATAATGGAGAGCTTTAATGATTTGTATCGTAGCATAACAGGAAGGATCACTGCTGAGGCCCTTAAG GAAAGAGTTCTGAAAGTATTGCAAGTATGGTCGGACTGGTTTCTTTTTTCAGACGCTTACGTGAATGGATTACGGGCTACTTTTCTTCGGTCTGGGAACTCTCATGTGGTCCCCTTTCACTCCATATGTGGTGAAGCACCTGAAATAGACAAAAAGACCACTTCCGAAGATACAAGTGATGCTAGTAAAACCAATCAAGATGCTGCTTTGGCAATGGGCAAAGGAGCAGCTATGAGGGAGTTAATGAGTCTTCCCCTAGCTGAGTTGGAAAGACGCTGCAGACATAATGGATTGTCTCTTGTTGGTGGTCGAGAAACAATGGTTGCACGTTTGCTTAGTCTTGAAGAAGCAGAAAAACAAAGGGGCTACGAATTAGATGATGACTTGAAATTTGCTCAGAAGCATTCAAGTTCAGCTAGAAATTCAAGTAGCCGCAGAGAAAGGAATATTGAACCAGACCCAGTGGAAATGTCTGGATGGAATCGTAATGTAGAGGATGAGTTACAGTCTCAAGGGAAGGGTTCCCTACCCTTGGCCCAGACCTTTCCCATCCCGCATCCTGAACTAAATGCGTTtacaaagaaagagaagagtgACCCTATTCTACCAGCTTCTAAATGGGCGCGAGAGGATGATGATAGTGATGACGAACAAAAGCAGGCTCGGGGTCTCGGGTTAAGCTACTCATCTTCCGGAAGTGAAAATGCTGGTGATGGTCCCAGTAAAGCTGATGAGATGGAGGTCGCAACTGATGCAAGCATTCAAGCACAACCTGACAGTGGAATTAGTGAGGAGCAGAG GCAAAAGTTGAGACGTTTGGAAGTCGCTTTGATAGAATATCGTGAATCTCTTGAGGAGCGGGGAATAAAAAATCTTGAAGAAATTGAGAGGAAGGTTTTAATGTATCGGAAACGGCTTGAATCAGAATATGGGTTATCAGATTCCAGTGAATATGCTTCCGGGAGTA AGAGAACATCCTCAGAGAGGGACAGACGGGATGCCGATACTCGTGATGCTTCAAGAAAGCGGCACCGCAGTGGAAGCCAAGGTGATAGTCCACTACAAAGATCATCAAACAGAGATCGGGAAAGGGAAAATGATTTAGACAGAGACCGGGAAAGGCAGCGGGATAGAAACAGAGACAGACCCCGTGATTTTGAAGTTGATAGGGGGAGGGGCCGGGACCTGGATCGTGAGAAGAGTGGAAGTAGAGACAGGGATGACCATGAGAGAGATAGAAGCAGAGAAGGAGACCGGGATAGGAGGAGAAGAATGAAATGA
- the LOC126632150 gene encoding enhancer of rudimentary homolog, producing the protein MANKHTIILMQTSHNKASRTFMDYDSISQAMDGICGLYERKLRELNPAIRDISYDIGDLYNFIDGLADMSALVYDHSIQGYLPYDRQWIKQRTLRHLQKLAH; encoded by the exons ATG GCGAACAAGCACACGATCATTCTAATGCAAACTTCTCACAACAAAGCAAGTAGAACCTTTATGGACTATGATTCTATAAGTCAAGCAATGGATG GTATATGTGGACTATATGAGAGGAAGCTGAGGGAGTTAAATCCAGCAATTAGAGATATCTCTTACGACATCGGAGATCTCTACAATTTCATTGATGGTCTTGCTGACATGAGTGCTTTAGT TTATGACCACTCAATTCAGGGATATCTCCCATACGACAGACAGTGGATTAAACAACGGACGCTTCGACATCTTCAGAAACTTGCACATTGA
- the LOC126632147 gene encoding protein RRC1-like isoform X1 produces the protein MSSFSITRKKTPFQKHREEEEAKKKRAEDETARLYAEFVESFQGDNAPGSKAFVRGGTINPNEKVKPDSEGEKSKDGVSVPKKGSRYVPSFLPPPLASKGKESEKKVSTLIEREEERPREKEKGKSRNIDHFMEELKREQEMRERRNQDRENWHDGRQIENSTPSSRFDELPDEFDPSGKLLGSFDDGDPQTTNLYVGNLSPKVDENFLLRTFGRFGPIASVKIMWPRTEEERRRQRNCGFVAFMNRADGQAAKDEMQGVVVYEYELKIGWGKSVALPSQALPAPPPGHMAIRSEGSTVILSGPSGPPVTSVPSQNSELVLTPNVPDITVVPPEDDHLRHVIDTMALYVLDGGCAFEQAIMERGRGNPLFNFLFELGSKEHTYYVWRLYSFAQGDTLQRWRTEPFIMITGSGRWIPPPLPTVKSPEHEKEAGTTYAAGRSRRVEPERTLSDSQRDEFEDMLRALTLERSQIKDAMGFALDNADAAGEIVEVLTESLTLKETPIPTKVARLMLVSDVLHNSSAPVKNASAYRTKFEASLPDIMESFNDLYRSITGRITAEALKERVLKVLQVWSDWFLFSDAYVNGLRATFLRSGNSHVVPFHSICGEAPEIDKKTTSEDTSDASKTNQDAALAMGKGAAMRELMSLPLAELERRCRHNGLSLVGGRETMVARLLSLEEAEKQRGYELDDDLKFAQKHSSSARNSSSRRERNIEPDPVEMSGWNRNVEDELQSQGKGSLPLAQTFPIPHPELNAFTKKEKSDPILPASKWAREDDDSDDEQKQARGLGLSYSSSGSENAGDGPSKADEMEVATDASIQAQPDSGISEEQRQKLRRLEVALIEYRESLEERGIKNLEEIERKVLMYRKRLESEYGLSDSSEYASGSKRTSSERDRRDADTRDASRKRHRSGSQGDSPLQRSSNRDRERENDLDRDRERQRDRNRDRPRDFEVDRGRGRDLDREKSGSRDRDDHERDRSREGDRDRRRRMK, from the exons ATGAGTTCGTTCTCGATTACGCGGAAGAAGACTCCGTTCCAGAAGCACAGGGAGGAGGAAGAGGCAAAGAAAAAG AGAGCGGAGGATGAAACAGCTCGCTTGTATGCGGAGTTTGTGGAGTCATTTCAAGGGGATAACGCACCGGGGTCGAAAGCCTTTGTTCGTGGAGGAACAATCAATCCCAATGAGAAGGTGAAGCCGGATTCCGAAG GTGAAAAGTCCAAAGATGGGGTATCTGTTCCAAAGAAGGGGAGTAG GTATGTTCCATCTTTCTTACCACCACCTTTGGCATCCAAAGGGAAAGAATCCGAGAAGAAGGTCAGTACCCTGATAGAG AGGGAGGAGGAGAGACCGAgggagaaagaaaaaggaaagtctCGAAACATAGATCATTTTATGGAAGAGTTGAAGCGTGAGCAGGAGATGAGGGAGAGGCGAAATCAAGACCGTGAAAATTGGCATGATGGGCGGCAGATTGAGAATTCTACA CCATCCAGTCGCTTTGATGAACTTCCTGATGAATTTGATCCAAGTGGAAAGCTTCTTGGATCATTTGATGATGGTGATCCACAAACTACTAATCTATACGTTGGAAATCTTTCGCCAAAG GTtgatgaaaattttcttttgcgAACTTTTGGAAGATTTGGGCCTATTGCTAGTGTGAAAATAATGTGGCCTAGGACAGAAGAGGAGCGAAGGCGCCAAAGAAATTGTGGCTTTGTAGCTTTCATGAACAGAGCTGATGGACAGGCGGCGAAAGATGAAATGCAAG GAGTGGTGGTTTATGAGTATGAGTTGAAGATTGGGTGGGGCAAGTCTGTTGCTCTACCATCACAAGCTCTACCTGCTCCCCCTCCAGGACATATGGCCATCAGGAGTGAG GGTTCCACTGTAATCTTGTCTGGTCCATCAGGCCCGCCTGTCACTTCTGTTCCTAGTCAGAATTCTGAACTG GTTCTTACTCCAAATGTTCCTGATATAACCGTTGTTCCACCAGAGGATGATCACCTCCGCCATGTGATTGATACAATGGCTTTGTATGTTCTGGATGGTGGATGTGCCTTTGAACAAGCTATTATGGAGAGAGGTAGAGGGAATCCTCTTTTCAACTTCTTGTTTGAACTTGGCTCAAAAGAGCACACCTACTATGTTTGGAGACTCTATTCATTTGCTCAG GGTGATACTCTACAAAGGTGGCGAACAGAACCTTTCATTATGATTACTGGTAGTGGAAG ATGGATTCCACCACCTCTGCCAACAGTAAAAAGCCCAGAACATGAGAAAGAGGCCGGTACAACATATGCTGCAGGAAGAAGCAGG CGTGTAGAGCCAGAAAGAACACTTTCTGATTCACAGAGGGATGAATTTGAAGATATGTTACGTGCATTAACATTAGAGAGGAGTCAGATAAAGGATGCTATGGGGTTTGCATTGGACAATGCTGATGCAGCTGGGGAG ATAGTTGAAGTTCTTACAGAATCTTTGACTCTTAAGGAGACCCCTATCCCAACCAAAGTAGCAAGACTCATGCTTGTCTCTGATGTGCTTCACAATAGCAGTGCTCCGGTAAAGAATGCATCTGCATACCGCAccaaatttgaagcttcattaccagacATAATGGAGAGCTTTAATGATTTGTATCGTAGCATAACAGGAAGGATCACTGCTGAGGCCCTTAAG GAAAGAGTTCTGAAAGTATTGCAAGTATGGTCGGACTGGTTTCTTTTTTCAGACGCTTACGTGAATGGATTACGGGCTACTTTTCTTCGGTCTGGGAACTCTCATGTGGTCCCCTTTCACTCCATATGTGGTGAAGCACCTGAAATAGACAAAAAGACCACTTCCGAAGATACAAGTGATGCTAGTAAAACCAATCAAGATGCTGCTTTGGCAATGGGCAAAGGAGCAGCTATGAGGGAGTTAATGAGTCTTCCCCTAGCTGAGTTGGAAAGACGCTGCAGACATAATGGATTGTCTCTTGTTGGTGGTCGAGAAACAATGGTTGCACGTTTGCTTAGTCTTGAAGAAGCAGAAAAACAAAGGGGCTACGAATTAGATGATGACTTGAAATTTGCTCAGAAGCATTCAAGTTCAGCTAGAAATTCAAGTAGCCGCAGAGAAAGGAATATTGAACCAGACCCAGTGGAAATGTCTGGATGGAATCGTAATGTAGAGGATGAGTTACAGTCTCAAGGGAAGGGTTCCCTACCCTTGGCCCAGACCTTTCCCATCCCGCATCCTGAACTAAATGCGTTtacaaagaaagagaagagtgACCCTATTCTACCAGCTTCTAAATGGGCGCGAGAGGATGATGATAGTGATGACGAACAAAAGCAGGCTCGGGGTCTCGGGTTAAGCTACTCATCTTCCGGAAGTGAAAATGCTGGTGATGGTCCCAGTAAAGCTGATGAGATGGAGGTCGCAACTGATGCAAGCATTCAAGCACAACCTGACAGTGGAATTAGTGAGGAGCAGAG GCAAAAGTTGAGACGTTTGGAAGTCGCTTTGATAGAATATCGTGAATCTCTTGAGGAGCGGGGAATAAAAAATCTTGAAGAAATTGAGAGGAAGGTTTTAATGTATCGGAAACGGCTTGAATCAGAATATGGGTTATCAGATTCCAGTGAATATGCTTCCGGGAGTA AGAGAACATCCTCAGAGAGGGACAGACGGGATGCCGATACTCGTGATGCTTCAAGAAAGCGGCACCGCAGTGGAAGCCAAGGTGATAGTCCACTACAAAGATCATCAAACAGAGATCGGGAAAGGGAAAATGATTTAGACAGAGACCGGGAAAGGCAGCGGGATAGAAACAGAGACAGACCCCGTGATTTTGAAGTTGATAGGGGGAGGGGCCGGGACCTGGATCGTGAGAAGAGTGGAAGTAGAGACAGGGATGACCATGAGAGAGATAGAAGCAGAGAAGGAGACCGGGATAGGAGGAGAAGAATGAAATGA